From Alteromonas sp. RKMC-009, one genomic window encodes:
- the petA gene encoding ubiquinol-cytochrome c reductase iron-sulfur subunit yields MSNVSVDAKDSALNGSQPDNTRRRFLTVATSVVGAVGVAGAAVPFVTSWNPSAKAKAAGADVEVDISAIEPGQLIRVMWRSKPVWIVRRTPEVLEELATHEDSLRDPESETEQQPAFAKNRYRSLKEEYLILVGICTHLGCSPQYLKDGAFEEAVEGVPSGFFCPCHGSKFDMAGRVFQGVPAPLNLVVPPYQYVNDTTVIIGSEAEAV; encoded by the coding sequence ATGAGTAACGTATCAGTAGATGCAAAAGACTCTGCACTCAACGGAAGCCAACCGGACAACACCCGCCGCCGTTTTTTAACGGTAGCAACTTCGGTGGTTGGTGCTGTTGGTGTTGCAGGTGCAGCGGTACCTTTTGTTACTTCCTGGAACCCGAGTGCGAAAGCCAAAGCCGCCGGCGCAGATGTTGAAGTGGACATCAGTGCGATTGAGCCGGGTCAGTTAATTCGTGTTATGTGGCGAAGCAAACCGGTCTGGATTGTACGCCGTACCCCGGAAGTGCTGGAAGAACTGGCCACTCACGAAGACAGTCTTCGCGATCCTGAGTCTGAAACAGAGCAGCAACCTGCATTTGCTAAAAACCGCTACCGTTCTCTGAAAGAGGAATACCTCATTCTGGTAGGTATTTGTACTCACCTTGGCTGTTCTCCGCAATACTTGAAAGACGGTGCCTTCGAAGAAGCCGTAGAGGGTGTACCCAGCGGATTTTTCTGTCCTTGTCACGGTTCCAAATTTGATATGGCCGGCCGTGTATTTCAGGGCGTACCTGCACCACTTAACCTGGTGGTTCCGCCTTATCAGTATGTTAACGACACCACCGTTATCATCGGTTCAGAAGCGGAGGCAGTTTAA